The Henckelia pumila isolate YLH828 chromosome 2, ASM3356847v2, whole genome shotgun sequence genome includes a window with the following:
- the LOC140880076 gene encoding uncharacterized protein, translated as MEMSQNLIDRIHSSFSAGGLHFATPVSSLRTTELDLVRGLLQMVQGLSGSIFYWDDKKHCFCVQSGIYVAHLSQMSLYRVLNQFMFSATCLKLVDIVVNKIQKSKSLSPPTLRAFACSVSAWLRRIQDVALKEEVKVNSSDGSTTPTLLGLSSSLSSICSGGEYLLQIVFGAIPENFFEVDDYVPAADIAVHILNHLYLKLNEVCLVPGAEEDAYRMLLYILVGSLLPYIESLDSWLFQGTLDDPFEEMFFVSNKEITIDEAEFWEKSYQPRPALSKRLHPEDFAYDFLSAAGDNKYMNARKFVPLSSVPMRKEANNKEFQVCPFFIMDMAKAIISAGKSLQLIRHAPMQSPFAVSSDYVEKGNSIAGLTLSEVFCASLTALIGNGDHVAEYFWLDDKHLCGETEKIEENDGSFQSNTRSKNVCQKLLADILNQKRDTSSKPAKKDAIHYNMTKGRTVVPNEIDNLPRRYCPENPAITVCSDIIHENRDAWSSLNISQAFCLPSLNDGVLRQAVFGDNCGCGLSVKNTDYTSGFGELDRHRFLDDTKMLEVLLPFPTLLPSFQDDLHLSEVLPFQNNSTLASRILSWIQKVEPATTPLPTVVLQECLIIFIKKQADYVGSKMLSKLLHEWRLLDELGVLRAIYLLGSGDLLQHFLSVIFSKLDKGESLDDDFELNTILQESIRNSADNVLLSTPDALVVSLAKNPGMSEVEQHNPSIVVSTPRKGRAHSSGIDVLDSITFTYKVSWPLELICNLEAMKKYNQVMSFLLKVKRAKYVLDKTRRWMWKDRGIASTKQKRRWLLEQKLLHFVDAFHQYVMDRVYHNAWRELCEGVAAAGTLDEAMEVHESYLLSIQRQCFVVPDKLGGLIASRINSILGLALDFYSIQQTLSSGGAISAVRARCEKELEQIGKQFDECMSFLLRILSVKLNVGQFPHLAALVTRINYNSFYMSDGGGLITAPGSANLRLPS; from the exons ATGGAAATGTCGCAAAATCTGATCGACAGAATCCATAGTTCATTTTCTGCTGGAGGTTTACATTTTGCAACTCCAGTTTCATCTTTGAGGACAACTGAACTTGATCTG GTACGAGGTTTGTTGCAAATGGTACAAGGTTTGTCGGGTTCCATATTTTATTGGGACGACAAGAAACATTGTTTTTGCGTGCAAAGTGGAATATACGTTGCTCATCTCTCGCAGATGAGTTTGTATCGTGTTCTTAACCAGTTCATGTTTTCTGCAACTTGTTTAAAATTGGTAGACATTGTTGTCAACAAAATCCAGAAATCTAAAAGCCTGTCTCCACCCACGCTGCGAGCATTTGCCTGTTCTGTTAGCGCATGGCTAAGA AGGATACAAGATGTTGCTCTGAAAGAAGAGGTGAAGGTAAATAGCTCAGATGGTAGCACTACCCCCACTCTTTTGGGGTTGTCAAGTTCATTATCAAG TATCTGCTCAGGAGGCGAGTATTTGTTGCAAATAGTGTTTGGAGCTATTCCAGAAAATTTTTTCGAAGTCGATGACTATGTCCCTGCTGCAGATATTGCTGTTCACATTTTGAACCATCTTTATCTAAAACTCAATGAAGTTTGTCTTGTTCCAGGAGCAGAG GAGGATGCATATAGGATGTTACTTTATATACTCGTGGGTAGTTTGTTACCGTATATCGAGAGTCTCGATTCTTGGCTCTTTCAAGGAACTCTTGACGATCCTTTTGAGGAG ATGTTCTTTGTTTCTAACAAAGAAATCACAATAGATGAGGCTGAATTTTGGGAGAAAAGCTATCAACCAAGACCAGCATTGTCCAAGAGATTGCATCCAGAAGATTTTGCTTATGATTTTCTATCTGCAGCAGGGGACAATAAATATATGAATGCTAGAAAATTTGTACCGTTGTCTAGTGTACCCATGCGAAAAGAAGCAAATAACAAAGAATTTCAAGTTTGTCCGTTCTTCATCATGGATATGGCGAAGGCAATCATTTCTGCTGGAAAATCACTGCAGCTGATACGACATGCTCCTATGCAATCTCCTTTTGCAGTTTCTTCTGACTATGTTGAAAAAGGAAACAGCATAGCTGGATTAACCCTGTCGGAGGTCTTTTGTGCCTCATTAACAGCACTTATTGGCAACGGTGATCATGTTGCTGAGTATTTTTGGCTAGATGACAAACATCTGTGtggggaaacagaaaagattGAAGAAAATGACGGGAGCTTTCAATCAAATACACGCTCAAAAAATGTCTGTCAGAAGTTACTGGCAGATATTTTGAACCAGAAAAGAGATACTAGTTCAAAACCTGCAAAAAAAGATGCAATACATTACAACATGACAAAGGGGAGGACAGTAGTTCCGAATGAAATAGATAACCTTCCCCGGAGATATTGTCCTGAAAATCCAGCTATCACAGTTTGTAGTGATATTATTCATGAGAATAGAGATGCTTGGAGCTCATTAAACATATCTCAGGCCTTTTGTCTTCCTTCTCTGAATGATGGCGTGCTTAGGCAAGCTGTATTTGGTGATAATTGTGGTTGTGGTTTGTCAGTCAAGAACACGGATTACACTTCTGGCTTTGGTGAATTAGATCGTCATCGGTTCCTGGATGATACAAAGATGCTGGAAGTTTTGCTTCCATTTCCAACTCTTCTTCCATCTTTCCAG GATGATCTTCACTTGTCCGAGGTTTTACCCTTTCAGAATAATAGTACCCTGGCATCAAGAATCCTTAGCTGGATTCAAAAGGTTGAACCTGCAACTACTCCACTTCCTACTGTTGTCCTTCAAGAGTGCCTCATTATCTTCATCAAGAAGCAG GCTGATTATGTTGGCAGCAAAATGCTGTCAAAGTTATTGCATGAGTGGAGATTGCTGGATGAGTTGGGTGTGCTGCGTGCCATATATTTATTAGGATCAG GTGATCTGCTACAGCATTTTCTCTCTGTCATTTTTAGTAAGCTAGACAAAGGAGAATCCTTAGACGATGATTTTGAATTGAACACGATATTGCAG GAATCAATAAGGAATTCTGCGGATAATGTGCTTTTAAGTACACCTGATGCATTGGTTGTGTCACTAGCCAAAAATCCTGGTATGAGTGAAGTTGAACAGCACAATCCATCCATTGTTGTCTCCACTCCTCGTAAAGGTAGAGCGCATAGCTCGGGAATTGATGTCCTGGACTCTATTACATTCACATACAAG GTTTCTTGGCCCCTTGAGCTTATTTGCAACCTGGAAGCCATGAAGAAGTATAATCAG GTGATGAGTTTTTTGTTGAAGGTTAAACGTGCAAAATATGTTCTTGACAAGACTCGAAGGTGGATGTGGAAG GATAGAGGCATTGCGTCAACCAAACAAAAGCGCCGCTGGTTGCTCGAGCAAAAACTCCTTCATTTTGTGGATGCATTTCACCAATATGTTATGGACAGG gtaTATCATAATGCGTGGCGAGAACTCTGCGAGGGTGTGGCGGCAGCTGGAACTCTGGATGAAGCCATGGAAGTGCATGAATCCTACTTATTGTCCATTCAGAGGCAGTGTTTTGTGGTTCCGGACAAGCTG GGGGGACTGATTGCTAGTCGCATAAATAGTATACTTGGGCTAGCTCTTGACTTCTATTCTATACAACAGACTCTAAGCTCTGGTGGGGCAATTTCTGCTGTCAGGGCAAGATGTGAAAAGGAACTAGAGCAAATAGGGAAACAGTTTGATGAATGCATGTCATTTCTCCTCAGG ATTCTCTCTGTGAAGCTCAATGTTGGTCAGTTCCCTCATTTGGCAGCTCTAGTTACACGTATTAACTATAACAGCTTCTATATGTCTGATGGGGGAGGCCTGATAACTGCTCCTGGCTCTGCCAACCTCCGACTACCTAGTTAA